A single Phoenix dactylifera cultivar Barhee BC4 chromosome 1, palm_55x_up_171113_PBpolish2nd_filt_p, whole genome shotgun sequence DNA region contains:
- the LOC103698235 gene encoding formin-like protein 2, which produces MEAAQAREAFPPPVIGRAGSYTVFLTPLATPKPSEAPRYPVPNPGSDPSSSPRKAAPLPPKSPPSPPPLPPPPVQVPPLNFEKPRTRSSGSAFGSFWNAVAKVQDVHSSLDECLANWLGLDQSKYQWALNNYYENKGVVKESGKAKGLVNKHQVV; this is translated from the exons ATGGAGGCCGCGCAGGCGCGAGAGGCATTCCCGCCGCCGGTCATCGGGAGAGCCGGGAGCTACACGGTCTTCCTGACCCCTCTGGCGACGCCAAAGCCCTCCGAGGCCCCGAGATACCCAGTCCCCAACCCTGGGTCTGATCCTAGCTCCAGCCCTCGAAAGGCCGCTCCTTTGCCTCCCAAgtctcctccctcccctcctcctcttcctcctcctcccgttCAGGTTCCACCGCTGAATTTCGAGAAGCCGCGTACCCGATCGTCGGGCTCCGCGTTCGGGTCCTTCTGGAACGCGGTCGCCAAAGTCCAAGATG TGCATTCGAGCTTGGATGAGTGCTTGGCAAATTGGTTGGGGCTGGACCAATCGAAGTATCAGTGGGCTTTGAACAATTACTACGAGAACAAAGGAGTG GTGAAGGAAAGTGGCAAAGCAAAAGGACTTGTTAACAAACACCAAGTTGTGTGA